One genomic segment of Coffea arabica cultivar ET-39 chromosome 6e, Coffea Arabica ET-39 HiFi, whole genome shotgun sequence includes these proteins:
- the LOC140003832 gene encoding carotene epsilon-monooxygenase, chloroplastic-like, protein MPSSSLSLLTTPATHYLLHSRPKSPSCIQSYSSPRVIRSSIDKKTSSSTKPTSWVSPDWLTNLTMSLTLGQNDDSNIPVASAKLEDVSELLGGALFLPLYKLMNQYGPIYRLAAGPRNFVVVSDPAIAKHVLRNYGKYAKGLVSEVSEFLFGSGFAIAEGPLWTARRRAVVPSLHKTYLSVIVDRVFCRCAERLVEKLRANAVTGTGVNMEEKFSQLTLDVIGMALFNYNFDSLTADSPVIDAVYTALKEAELRSTDILPYWKIAALCKIVPRQIKAERAVTLIRKTVEELITKCKEIVEAEGERLTEEEYVNDSDPSILRFLLASREEVSRAQLRDDLLSMLVAGHETTGSVLTWTSYLLSKSPSSLRKAQEEVDEILRGRAPTFEDVKNLKFLTRCINESMRLYPHPPVLLRRAQVPDVLPGDYKVNTGQDIMISVYNIHHSPQVWERAEDFVPERFELEGPVPNETNTDFRFIPFSGGPRKCVGDQFALLEAIVALAVILQHLNFELIPDQNISMTTGATIHTTNGLYMKVSQRLSNTPAFV, encoded by the exons atgccttcttcttctctttctctcctcactACCCCGGCCACTCATTATCTCCTCCACAGCCGCCCAAAAAGTCCATCCTGCATACAGTCATACTCGTCGCCTCGCGTTATTAGATCTTCTATAGACAAGAAAACATCCTCCTCTACTAAGCCCACGTCATGGGTTAGTCCAGACTGGTTAACTAATCTAACAATGTCCTTGACTTTGGGCCAAAATGACGATTCCAACATTCCCGTTGCCAGTGCTAAGCTTGAGGATGTTTCTGAACTTTTGGGCGGTGCACTCTTCCTTCCCCTCTACAAATTGATGAATCAGTATGGCCCCATTTATCGCCTGGCTGCAGGGCCTAGGAATTTTGTGGTGGTCAGTGACCCTGCTATCGCCAAGCACGTCTTGAGGAATTACGGCAAATATGCTAAGGGTCTTGTTTCTGAGGTGTCTGAGTTCTTGTTTGGTTCTGGCTTTGCCATTGCTGAAGGCCCTTTGTGGACG GCGAGGCGCAGGGCTGTGGTTCCATCACTTCACAAGACATACTTGTCAGTAATAGTTGATCGGGTCTTTTGCAGATGTGCAGAGAGATTGGTAGAGAAGCTTAGAGCTAATGCAGTCACTGGAACTGGTGTTAATATGGAGGAAAAGTTCTCTCAACTAACTCTTGATGTTATAGGAATGGCTTTGTTCAACTATAATTTTGATTCCCTTACTGCTGATAGTCCAGTTATTGATGCAGTTTATACAGCACTGAAAGAAGCAGAGCTGCGTTCGACTGATATATTACCTTATTGGAAG ATTGCAGCTTTATGTAAAATTGTCCCGAGACAAATAAAAGCTGAAAGGGCAGTCACATTGATCAGGAAAACAGTTGAAGAGCTGATTACTAAGTGTAAAGAGATTGTAGAAGCTGAGGGTGAAAGGTTAACTGAGGAGGAATACGTGAATGATTCAGATCCAAGCATCCTTCGCTTTTTGCTTGCAAGCAGGGAGGAG GTTTCCAGGGCTCAGCTACGAGATGATCTTCTTTCAATGTTGGTTGCTGGACATGAAACTACTGGTTCCGTACTGACTTGGACATCTTACCTGCTAAGTAAg tCACCATCCTCTTTGAGGAAGGCACAGGAAGAAGTGGACGAAATTTTACGAGGTCGAGCTCCTACATTTGAAGATGTTAAAAATCTCAAGTTCTTGACACGGTGCATAAATGAGTCAATGCGTTTGTATCCTCATCCTCCA GTCCTGTTAAGAAGAGCTCAGGTTCCTGACGTGCTTCCTGGGGATTACAAGGTTAATACTGGTCAAGATATTATGATCTCGGTGTACAATATCCATCACTCTCCGCAG GTGTGGGAAAGAGCAGAAGATTTTGTGCCCGAAAGATTTGAATTGGAAGGCCCAGTTCCTAATGAAACAAATACTGATTTTAG ATTTATCCCATTCAGTGGAGGACCTCGGAAGTGCGTCGGGGATCAATTTGCACTGCTGGAAGCGATTGTTGCTCTCGCAGTCATCCTGCAGCACCTGAACTTCGAGTTGATCCCAGATCAAAATATTAGCATGACAACGGGAGCCACCATACACACAACCAAT GGCTTGTACATGAAAGTGAGCCAAAGACTTTCAAATACGCCTGCATTTGTCTAA
- the LOC113695215 gene encoding probable 2-oxoglutarate-dependent dioxygenase SLC1, with translation MSPALVATPASPQSMMSITNEHPVESQYQKGVKHLYEIGIRRVPLKYILPVSERPNQTHWKTHTTDGSLQLPVIDLSGLHGPRRSQVVRSLASACENYGFFQVVNHGIPNEVISNMMDVTKRFFELPSAEREKYMSADMSKPVRYGTSFNQLKDSVFCWRDFLKLVCNPLEDVLSHWPSSPMDLRGLAVTYAKETKFLYLMILEAILESLGLTTTKNTTADTDDQILSELKDGSQQMFLNFYPPCPEPDLTFGLRSHSDFGILTLLLQDEVAGLQIKHQGRWLAVEPIPGSFVVNVGDQLEIFSNGRYKSVLHRVVVNSSMSRISVASLHSLPSQSAVRPAEKLINQTNPRRYRDTDIAAFLHHIKSCDYQEKGVLESRKLT, from the exons ATGTCTCCTGCATTAGTAGCAACACCGGCATCACCGCAGAGCATGATGAGCATCACGAACGAACATCCTGTTGAAAGCCAATACCAAAAAGGAGTAAAACACCTGTATGAAATTGGCATCAGGAGGGTTCCCCTCAAGTACATACTGCCAGTTTCGGAACGTCCAAATCAGACACACTGGAAAACTCATACGACCGATGGCAGTCTTCAGCTTCCAGTCATTGATTTGTCAGGATTGCACGGACCTAGACGTTCTCAAGTCGTTAGGTCTCTCGCCAGCGCTTGTGAAAATTACGGGTTTTTCCAG GTTGTGAATCACGGCATTCCGAACGAGGTAATCAGCAATATGATGGACGTGACCAAGAGGTTCTTCGAGCTTCCTTCAGCAGAAAGAGAGAAATATATGTCAGCAGATATGAGCAAGCCCGTTCGATATGGCACCAGCTTCAATCAGCTAAAAGATAGCGTCTTCTgttggagggatttcttgaaATTAGTCTGCAACCCTCTAGAAGATGTCCTTTCTCACTGGCCTTCTTCTCCCATGGACTTAAG GGGATTGGCGGTTACCTACGCTAAAGAAACCAAATTCTTATATCTGATGATATTAGAAGCAATTTTGGAGAGCCTCGGGCTAACAACCACGAAGAACACGACAGCTGATACGGATGACCAAATCTTGAGTGAACTAAAAGATGGAAGCCAGCAAATGTTCCTCAATTTTTACCCTCCGTGTCCGGAACCCGATTTGACATTTGGACTAAGATCCCATTCTGACTTTGGAATCCTAACGCTTCTTCTCCAGGATGAAGTTGCAGGGCTTCAAATAAAGCATCAAGGGAGATGGCTCGCCGTTGAACCAATCCCCGGCTCCTTCGTTGTCAATGTTGGAGATCAACTTGAG ATCTTCAGCAACGGCAGATACAAGAGCGTACTGCATAGAGTAGTTGTAAACTCCAGCATGTCTCGAATTTCAGTGGCTTCTCTTCATAGTCTTCCATCCCAATCCGCGGTGCGCCCGGCGGAGAAgcttataaatcaaacaaatccAAGGCGTTACAGGGACACTGATATTGCTGCTTTTCTTCATCACATAAAATCCTGCGACTACCAAGAGAAGGGTGTCCTGGAGTCCAGGAAATTGACTTGA
- the LOC140009335 gene encoding purine-uracil permease NCS1-like, translated as MVSSKCFSLRLHPHPHPHPHHLHHRQRHGIPNSPATFANRRRDHPFNTNQTPAPTQLSISDRSEAYHPNTSILQSGICPPAILTMATSQPQCSPEFDVLAPDPTLTNDDLKPTASGQRTFSGLEMATLWIGLVVGVPSYYLAGSLVDLGMAWWQGIATVVAANIILLVPLILTGHPGTRYGISFPVLARSSFGIRGAHIPTLLRALVGCGWYGIESWIGGEAIFLLLPEAVKQSALSQTLPWLGTSVVEFSCFIVFWLVQLAIVWNGIDGIRELEKYSAPILIVLTSCLLAWSYINAGGFGHMLSLSSRLSSSEFWALFFPSLTANISFWATLALNIPDFTRYAKCQTDQIIGQAGLPIFMGAFTFVGLAVTSSTKAIFGHVISNPIQLLGEIGGLWTMILSIFGISLATITTNIAANVVAPANALVNLSPSRFTFRRGALLTAVLGIAFQPWRLLKSSESFVYTWLVGYSALLGPIGAILLADYYLVQKTNLSIKQLYTLDPRGAYYYSGGFNLAAMTALVLGILPVVPGFLQKVGILSSVPESLVLVYNNAWFFSFFSAGILYCILSCLKGKENNDASMDPLVSSTS; from the coding sequence ATGGTTTCGTCCAAATGCTTCAGCCTCCGTCTACATCCCCATCCCCATCCCCATccccaccacctccaccaccgtCAACGCCATGGCATCCCAAATAGCCCAGCAACTTTCGCAAATCGCAGAAGGGATCACCCCTTCAACACAAACCAAACTCCCGCACCAACTCAACTGTCCATTTCCGACAGAAGTGAAGCTTATCATCCCAACACCAGTATCCTCCAGAGTGGGATATGTCCCCCCGCCATTTTAACCATGGCAACAAGTCAACCCCAGTGTAGTCCCGAGTTTGACGTTCTTGCCCCTGATCCAACTCTAACCAATGATGATCTCAAGCCAACAGCCTCCGGTCAGCGGACTTTTTCTGGATTGGAAATGGCCACCTTGTGGATTGGCCTTGTGGTGGGAGTCCCATCCTACTATCTCGCCGGAAGCCTTGTTGACCTCGGAATGGCCTGGTGGCAGGGCATTGCGACAGTTGTTGCAGCCAACATAATTCTATTAGTTCCGCTAATTCTCACAGGCCACCCTGGCACGCGTTACGGCATATCATTCCCTGTCTTGGCTAGATCTTCCTTTGGGATTCGCGGAGCCCATATTCCAACTCTGCTCAGAGCATTGGTCGGTTGTGGTTGGTACGGGATTGAATCATGGATTGGAGGTGAGgcaattttccttttattgccGGAGGCTGTTAAACAATCAGCCTTATCACAAACTTTGCCTTGGCTCGGCACTTCGGTTGttgaattttcttgttttattgtATTCTGGCTCGTACAATTGGCAATTGTTTGGAATGGAATCGACGGTATTCGGGAGCTGGAAAAGTACTCTGCTCCGATTCTGATCGTGCTCACCTCTTGCCTTCTTGCATGGTCCTATATCAACGCCGGCGGATTTGGTCACATGCTCTCTCTATCTTCAAGGCTGTCATCTTCAGAATTTTGGGCACTCTTCTTTCCTTCACTGACTGCAAACATAAGTTTCTGGGCTACGCTTGCCCTGAACATCCCTGATTTCACCCGATATGCAAAGTGTCAAACTGATCAGATCATAGGCCAAGCAGGGCTTCCAATTTTCATGGGTGCATTCACATTCGTTGGCTTAGCAGTAACTTCATCAACTAAAGCCATTTTCGGCCACGTCATCTCCAATCCAATTCAATTGCTGGGCGAAATTGGAGGGCTCTGGACGATGATCCTTTCTATTTTTGGCATCAGCCTAGCAACCATCACAACCAACATTGCTGCTAACGTTGTGGCCCCTGCCAATGCGCTAGTCAACCTGAGCCCTTCAAGATTTACCTTCAGACGAGGTGCATTGCTCACTGCAGTTCTTGGAATTGCATTCCAGCCCTGGAGACTTCTCAAGTCTAGTGAGAGCTTTGTTTACACATGGCTAGTTGGCTACTCTGCACTTCTAGGACCGATTGGGGCCATTCTGTTAGCAGATTATTATCTTGTTCAGAAAACTAATTTAAGTATTAAGCAACTCTACACATTGGATCCTCGGGGTGCATATTATTACTCGGGCGGATTCAACTTGGCTGCAATGACGGCTCTGGTTCTTGGGATTTTGCCAGTAGTCCCAGGATTCTTGCAGAAGGTTGGGATTTTGAGCTCAGTTCCAGAATCACTGGTTCTTGTTTACAACAATGCTTGGTTTTTCAGCTTCTTTTCTGCTGGAATTCTCTACTGTATTTTGTCATGTTTGAAGGGAAAAGAGAACAACGATGCGTCCATGGACCCCCTAGTATCATCTACATCCTAG
- the LOC113694939 gene encoding purine-uracil permease NCS1-like, with the protein MFQKFDQMATIPHQPLFDDTDADTEPEHSIYSDELKPTTSHQRSFSWLEMGSLWVGLVVGVPAYYVAGSLVELGMAWWQGILTVVLANMILLIPLILTGYAGTLYGISFPVFARSSFGIRGAHVPALLRSLIACGWYGIETWIGGQGIFLLIPQTAKESALSKALPWLGTSPLEFGCFIVFWLAQLAIFWNGIDGIRKLEKYAAPVLIIFVSCLLVWSYIQAGGFGRMLSLSSRLSPSEFWSLFFPSLTANISLWATLALNVPDFTRYAKSQKDQIIGQAGLPIFMGAFSFVGLAVTSSTEVIFGRVISNPIQLLGEIGGGFWTKIVAVLGISLATVTTNIAANVVAPANALVNLSPSTFTFRRGALLTAVLGIAFQPWRVFGSSESFVYTWLVGYSALLGPVGGVVLADFYLIQNRNLSIKQLYSLNPSGTYWYSGGYNLAAMTALVLGILPVIPGFLHEVGLLRSVPHPLALIYDNSWFFGFFSAGILYCIISLFKGKQSKDGLEPLMPPKSSP; encoded by the coding sequence ATGTtccaaaaatttgaccaaatggCAACAATTCCTCATCAACCCCTATTCGACGATACTGATGCTGATACTGAACCCGAGCATTCGATTTACAGCGATGAGCTGAAGCCAACCACATCCCACCAGCGCAGTTTTTCTTGGTTGGAAATGGGCAGTTTGTGGGTGGGACTCGTGGTTGGAGTGCCGGCCTACTACGTGGCTGGAAGCTTAGTAGAGCTGGGGATGGCGTGGTGGCAAGGGATTCTCACCGTTGTTTTAGCCAACATGATCTTATTAATCCCGTTAATCCTCACAGGATATGCCGGCACGCTTTACGGCATATCATTTCCGGTCTTCGCTCGATCATCTTTTGGCATTCGCGGAGCCCACGTCCCCGCTCTTCTTAGATCACTGATTGCCTGCGGTTGGTATGGGATTGAAACATGGATTGGAGGTCAGGGAATCTTTCTTCTCATACCTCAAACTGCCAAAGAATCGGCCTTGTCAAAAGCTTTGCCCTGGTTAGGCACTTCCCCCCTTGAATTTGGTTGTTTCATAGTATTTTGGCTAGCACAACTGGCCATCTTTTGGAACGGGATTGATGGGATCCGGAAGCTGGAAAAGTACGCTGCTCCAGTTCTAATCATATTCGTCTCTTGCCTTCTCGTTTGGTCTTATATCCAGGCTGGTGGATTCGGCCGCATGCTCTCCTTATCTTCGAGGCTCTCACCTTCAGAGTTTtggtctcttttctttccatcaTTGACAGCAAATATAAGCTTGTGGGCTACTCTAGCGCTTAACGTTCCTGATTTCACCCGGTACGCCAAGAGCCAAAAAGATCAGATCATAGGACAAGCAGGGCTCCCAATTTTTATgggtgcattttcatttgtggGCCTGGCAGTAACTTCATCAACTGAAGTGATATTTGGCCGCGTGATCTCCAACCCGATTCAACTTCTGGGTGAAATTGGCGGCGGATTCTGGACCAAGATTGTTGCTGTTCTAGGCATAAGCCTTGCGACAGTCACAACCAACATCGCCGCTAATGTCGTTGCTCCTGCAAATGCGCTAGTCAATCTAAGTCCTTCAACGTTTACCTTTAGAAGGGGGGCTCTGCTGACGGCAGTTCTTGGAATTGCCTTCCAACCATGGAGGGTCTTTGGATCGAGTGAGAGCTTTGTTTACACCTGGTTAGTCGGCTACTCTGCTTTGCTAGGACCCGTTGGGGGCGTAGTCTTGGCAGATTTTTATCTCATTCAGAATAGAAATTTGAGTATCAAGCAACTGTACTCACTGAATCCTAGCGGGACATATTGGTATTCAGGTGGATATAACTTAGCAGCAATGACAGCTTTGGTTCTGGGGATTCTGCCGGTGATTCCAGGTTTTCTCCACGAGGTTGGGCTTTTGAGATCAGTCCCACATCCATTGGCTTTAATTTACGATAATTCTTGGTTTTTCGGGTTCTTTTCTGCTGGAATTCTCTACTGCATCATTTCACTGTTCAAGGGAAAACAAAGTAAAGATGGGCTAGAACCTCTCATGCCTCCCAAGTCCAGTCCCTAG
- the LOC113695719 gene encoding uncharacterized protein, which produces MIHGEPEFTSRYCHRRTPQTASSGNAVAQAVPGSPSLPSGVDHKLLETIPIIAYSSTKQQGGDHSLFRVDQSECVVCLGALEQGEMVRLLPNCRHAFHVPCIDEWFVAHASCPVCRSPIVAPAATVNDDIPPSPPPPLQVFTSSSSFDVGSSRVEFPGQDYGNDASSSSSSSSSSGSFGLLRHSGSLVLLPTERASSSARVITGLKRSLSMDQSSVIIEMQGESSTDDDDAATTTVGAFRSVRHFDRVSAKFLSSFSRLRLGNNNEILPY; this is translated from the exons ATGATCCATGGAGAGCCTGAATTCACGTCCCG GTACTGCCACAGGAGGACTCCTCAAACCGCCTCCAGTGGCAACGCTGTGGCTCAAGCAGTCCCCGGATCCCCGTCACTACCCTCTGGAGTCGACCACAAACTCCTGGAAACCATCCCGATCATTGCCTACTCATCCACCAAACAACAGGGCGGTGATCATTCTTTGTTTCGCGTGGATCAGAGCGAATGCGTCGTTTGCTTGGGTGCGCTGGAACAAGGAGAAATGGTGCGTTTGTTGCCAAATTGTAGGCACGCTTTCCACGTCCCCTGCATCGACGAATGGTTCGTGGCGCATGCCAGCTGCCCCGTTTGCAGGTCCCCCATTGTCGCCCCGGCGGCGACGGTGAATGACGATATTCCCCCGTCGCCACCTCCGCCGCTGCAAGTGTTTACTTCTTCATCATCGTTTGATGTTGGAAGCAGTAGGGTTGAGTTTCCGGGTCAAGATTATGGTAACGATGCTTCCTCCTcatcgtcatcatcatcatcatcgggGTCTTTTGGATTGCTTCGGCATTCTGGGTCTTTGGTACTACTGCCTACGGAGAGGGCGTCATCGTCGGCACGTGTAATAACAGGGCTGAAGCGGTCATTGTCAATGGATCAATCTTCTGTGATCATTGAGATGCAGGGGGAGAGCAGTACAGATGATGACGACGCAGCGACGACTACGGTTGGGGCATTTCGATCCGTGAGGCATTTCGATCGTGTCTCCGCAAAATTCCTGAGTTCCTTTTCTCGATTACGTTTGGGGAACAATAATGAAATTCTTCCGTACTGA
- the LOC140009336 gene encoding protein RGF1 INDUCIBLE TRANSCRIPTION FACTOR 1-like isoform X1 gives MQDTMLVPPWLEPLLNTGFFSVCRTHGDAARSECNMYCLDCNEDAFCFYCRSSKHKDHQVIQIRRSSYHDVVRVSEIQKVLDISGVQTYVINSARVLFLNQRPQPKTGKGVSHICEICGRSLLDPFRFCSLGCKLVGIKRNGDASFTLDAKNEVVATGRGEGISSRGVLMSSSKEEGELREGTQNDICPATPPPPPSTARRRKGIPHRAPFRS, from the exons ATG CAGGACACAATGTTGGTCCCTCCTTGGCTAGAACCGCTGCTAAACACCGGCTTCTTCTCGGTGTGCCGCACGCACGGCGATGCCGCCAGGAGCGAATGCAACATGTATTGCCTGGACTGCAATGAGGACGCATTTTGCTTCTACTGCCGCTCCTCCAAACACAAAGACCATCAGGTTATTCAG ATAAGGAGGTCGTCGTATCATGATGTGGTGAGAGTTTCAGAGATTCAAAAGGTATTGGATATAAGCGGGGTACAGACATACGTGATAAACAGcgcgagggttttatttctgaATCAGAGGCCGCAGCCTAAAACCGGCAAGGGAGTATCCCACATTTGCGAAATCTGCGGGAGGAGCCTTTTGGACCCGTTTCGATTCTGTTCATTGGGATGTAAG CTTGTAGGAATAAAGAGGAATGGCGATGCAAGCTTTACCTTAGATGCAAAGAATGAGGTAGTGGCAACGGGAAGAGGTGAAGGGATATCGTCAAGAGGAGTGTTAATGTCTTCATCAAAAGAAGAAGGAGAATTGCGTGAAGGCACACAAAATGACATATGCCCGGCCACGCCTCCTCCGCCTCCTTCAactgcaaggagaagaaaaggcATTCCCCATAGAGCGCCCTTCCGCTCCTAA
- the LOC140009336 gene encoding protein RGF1 INDUCIBLE TRANSCRIPTION FACTOR 1-like isoform X2 — protein MDTMLVPPWLEPLLNTGFFSVCRTHGDAARSECNMYCLDCNEDAFCFYCRSSKHKDHQVIQIRRSSYHDVVRVSEIQKVLDISGVQTYVINSARVLFLNQRPQPKTGKGVSHICEICGRSLLDPFRFCSLGCKLVGIKRNGDASFTLDAKNEVVATGRGEGISSRGVLMSSSKEEGELREGTQNDICPATPPPPPSTARRRKGIPHRAPFRS, from the exons ATG GACACAATGTTGGTCCCTCCTTGGCTAGAACCGCTGCTAAACACCGGCTTCTTCTCGGTGTGCCGCACGCACGGCGATGCCGCCAGGAGCGAATGCAACATGTATTGCCTGGACTGCAATGAGGACGCATTTTGCTTCTACTGCCGCTCCTCCAAACACAAAGACCATCAGGTTATTCAG ATAAGGAGGTCGTCGTATCATGATGTGGTGAGAGTTTCAGAGATTCAAAAGGTATTGGATATAAGCGGGGTACAGACATACGTGATAAACAGcgcgagggttttatttctgaATCAGAGGCCGCAGCCTAAAACCGGCAAGGGAGTATCCCACATTTGCGAAATCTGCGGGAGGAGCCTTTTGGACCCGTTTCGATTCTGTTCATTGGGATGTAAG CTTGTAGGAATAAAGAGGAATGGCGATGCAAGCTTTACCTTAGATGCAAAGAATGAGGTAGTGGCAACGGGAAGAGGTGAAGGGATATCGTCAAGAGGAGTGTTAATGTCTTCATCAAAAGAAGAAGGAGAATTGCGTGAAGGCACACAAAATGACATATGCCCGGCCACGCCTCCTCCGCCTCCTTCAactgcaaggagaagaaaaggcATTCCCCATAGAGCGCCCTTCCGCTCCTAA